A window of Mytilus edulis chromosome 10, xbMytEdul2.2, whole genome shotgun sequence contains these coding sequences:
- the LOC139492056 gene encoding uncharacterized protein: protein MSSDEQWSDWSEANYIDWEDLQKVYIAERIPESDMNEVTTDHTDHDDCSSTEETSEWSSDDGRWEMNVHQYHQYLRNEPCRRIGNILRSEEWNDTDVLNIQNIEKIAREPIFPRTSSPEVEHTALSMEDKIVEENIIECPHENETAIEYSSEEIISSSDEYVPTKSDISNSDSSSCINVSEESSDGFEVVQSRKRRRFKKKPKCLFESKTCEPIKQLDNSKLSRQKEDISLEMKRAEQQSLSEYRKRHDLNRNHSKRLDVLLKSNALCRQHVPAVGNCFFEAVSRQTSEKMDAITLRQLLCNHIEENAHYYGEFLNSAEDNLCNEIELLRQEDSWQNNLSDTMPLAIANLLAVTVKIYSSNPDQPVVVITPSLTETYEKQEITLAYLCVPGHEHYDSVKKRVIGLQLESENELEVFDDLDCQPSTADITIEYSHENNDASTSDTPSKVQNPLSDAEIITPRKQAKYQSPNKKRLTRKKIANPESWKKNIRKIKCQSGMEYVSNTGKTVKARSMKNHACSKCRFRCADKLSEDERLALFKDYWNLKSYERQRDYISSRVLERNSIGSPSKKRKQVARIFTFIVEGQSVRVCKMFFTATLGISRKTIETALKKKQNSSSPISDKRGKHRAHNRTPTEDIDIIRAHIEAFPVVESHYTRKDTNRKYLDSNLTIRKMYDLYKDECHDKQKRCVKEHVYRNIFCSEFNMSFHKPKKDQCLICHNYNTMIETGNIDEAVKRIYTEHQQRKVRGREEKQIDKEIAKKDKTYQAVTFDLEAVLPTPCSLVSQVYYKRKLSCYNLSFYSLGDNKGTCYLWNETEGERGSCEVASCLHKYITSLPPYVRHISFYSDNCMGQNRNKFVAAALLYSVKVNKHINIIDQKYLETGHTHMECDSMHAAIEHAKRKTNIYIPSQWDTVIHMARRNNPYVVIPLKYWDILDFKSLQKEHFKNMEQNKKGEKVRWREIKQLQFRKETPNIIYYKYSFREEFNEITCKVVTRGRQKLVENLAVSTKYKERLPITEAKKADLLSLCQSGIIPADCAQFYKSLPTKKGKKDRLPEPDVDEQDQDSD from the coding sequence ATGAGTTCGGACGAACAATGGAGCGATTGGTCTGAAGCCAATTATATAGATTGGGAAGATCTACAAAAAGTTTACATCGCAGAAAGGATCCCAGAGTCAGATATGAATGAAGTTACAACAGATCATACAGACCATGACGATTGTTCCTCAACAGAAGAAACTTCAGAGTGGTCATCTGATGATGGTAGATGGGAAATGAACGTACATCAATACCACCAATATTTGCGAAATGAACCCTGTCGTCGTATAGGCAATATTTTAAGGTCAGAGGAATGGAATGACACAGATGTGTTGAACATTCAAAATATTGAGAAGATAGCTAGGGAGCCAATATTTCCACGGACAAGTTCCCCAGAAGTTGAACATACAGCCTTGTCAATGGAAGACAAAATTGTAGAAGAAAACATCATTGAATGTCCTCATGAGAATGAGACAGCTATTGAATATTCTTCTGAAGAAATAATATCCTCTTCTGACGAGTATGTTCCAACTAAGAGTGACATTAGCAATTCAGATTCGAGTTCCTGCATCAATGTGTCTGAAGAATCATCAGATGGGTTTGAAGTCGTCCAATCTAGAAAACGCAGGAGATTTAAGAAGAAACCAAAATGTCTATTCGAAAGTAAAACTTGTGAACCAATTAAACAATTGGATAACTCAAAATTATCTAGACAAAAAGAAGACATTTCCTTAGAGATGAAAAGGGCAGAGCAACAAAGTCTTTCTGAGTATAGAAAACGACATGATTTAAACAGAAATCACTCAAAGAGGTTGGATGTATTGTTGAAAAGCAACGCATTATGTCGCCAGCATGTGCCTGCTGTAGGTAATTGCTTCTTTGAAGCTGTGTCAAGACAAACATCAGAGAAAATGGATGCTATAACACTTAGACAACTACTGTGTAATCATATAGAAGAAAATGCCCATTATTATGGTGAGTTTTTAAATTCCGCCGAAGACAACCTGTGTAATGAGATAGAACTTTTGCGCCAGGAAGATAGTTGGCAAAATAATTTATCAGATACCATGCCATTGGCAATAGCTAACCTTTTGGCAGTTACAGTTAAGATATACAGCAGTAATCCTGATCAACCAGTTGTTGTAATCACTCCTTCTTTAACAGAGACCTACGAGAAACAAGAAATAACTCTTGCATATCTTTGTGTTCCGGGACATGAACACTATGACTCAGTAAAGAAACGTGTTATTGGGTTACAATTGGAATCTGAAAATGAACTGGAAGTTTTCGACGATCTTGACTGTCAACCAAGCACCGCAGACATAACTATTGAATATTCACATGAAAATAATGATGCTTCTACTTCTGATACACCATCAAAAGTACAAAATCCTTTAAGTGATGCTGAAATAATTACACCAAGAAAGCAGGCAAAGTATCAGTCTCCAAACAAGAAGAGACTAACTAGAAAGAAAATAGCTAATCCTGAAAGTTGGAAGAAAAATATTCGGAAGATCAAATGTCAGAGTGGTATGGAGTATGTTAGTAACACAGGAAAAACTGTAAAGGCGAGATCAATGAAAAATCATGCCTGCAGTAAATGTAGATTTAGGTGTGCAGATAAACTGAGTGAAGATGAAAGACTCGCATTATTCAAGGACTATTGGAATTTAAAATCCTATGAACGACAGCGAGATTATATTAGTTCTCGTGTATTGGAGCGGAATTCAATCGGATCACCTAGCAAGAAACGAAAGCAGGTAGCTAGAATATTTACATTTATAGTAGAAGGACAAAGTGTTCGAGTTTGCAAAATGTTTTTTACAGCCACATTAGGAATAAGTAGAAAAACCATTGAAACAGCTTTAAAAAAGAAGCAAAACAGTTCCAGTCCTATTTCCGATAAAAGAGGAAAGCACAGGGCGCACAACAGAACACCAACAGAGGACATTGACATAATACGTGCACATATCGAGGCCTTTCCTGTGGTGGAATCTCACTATACCAGAAAAGATACCAATCGCAAATACCTTGACTCTAATTTAACGATAAGAAAAATGTATGACCTGTATAAGGATGAATGCCATGATAAACAAAAACGGTGTGTTAAAGAACATGTTTATCGAAACATATTTTGTTCAGAATTTAATATGTCATTCCATAAGCCAAAAAAAGACCAATGCCTGATTTGCCATAATTACAATACAATGATTGAAACAGGTAATATCGATGAGGCAGTAAAACGAATTTACACAGAGCATCAGCAACGCAAGGTTCGCGGAAGGGAGGAGAAGCAGATCGATAAAGAAATTGCCAAAAAAGACAAAACGTACCAAGCAGTTACATTTGATTTAGAAGCTGTGTTGCCTACTCCCTGTTCTTTGGTGAGTCAGGTATACTACAAACGGAAACTAAGCTGCTACAATCTGTCGTTTTATTCATTAGGGGATAACAAAGGGACTTGCTATTTATGGAACGAAACAGAAGGAGAACGTGGTTCCTGTGAAGTGGCTTCATGTCTTCATAAGTACATCACATCCCTGCCACCATATGTTCGTCACATATCCTTTTATTCTGACAACTGTATGGgacaaaacagaaacaaatttgTAGCAGCAGCTTTACTATATTCCGTCAaagtaaacaaacatataaatataattgacCAGAAATATTTGGAAACTGGCCACACTCACATGGAGTGTGATTCAATGCACGCTGCGATTGAACATgctaaacggaaaacaaatatttatattccTAGTCAATGGGATACTGTTATCCATATGGCACGCAGAAATAATCCTTATGTGGTTATTCCTTTAAAATATTGGGACATTCTTGATTTCAAGAGTTTACAaaaggaacattttaaaaatatggaGCAAAATAAAAAGGGAGAGAAGGTCAGATGGAGAGAAATTAAACAGCTACAGTTCCGGAAAGAAACACCAAATATTATTTATTACAAGTATAGCTTCCGTGAAGAGTTCAACGAAATCACATGCAAAGTTGTAACAAGGGGTCGGCAAAAATTAGTAGAAAACCTTGCAGTTTCTACTAAGTATAAGGAAAGGCTACCTATTACAGAAGCAAAAAAGGCTGACCTTCTGTCTCTTTGTCAGAGCGGCATTATACCGGCGGACTGTGCCCAATTTTATAAGAGTTTACCTACTAAAAAAGGGAAGAAAGACAGATTACCCGAGCCTGATGTTGATGAACAAGATCAAGACTCGGATTAa